A single region of the Hippopotamus amphibius kiboko isolate mHipAmp2 chromosome 6, mHipAmp2.hap2, whole genome shotgun sequence genome encodes:
- the LOC130854946 gene encoding putative uncharacterized protein MSANTD5 — MNWEVEKVKEIQGEEMPSDQCVKSWNDHEIRSCLQEWERLESEEVKKNYHITSRIIARHLKQRGIDKGRRKCLQMLIKMQDLYWTVHEANQRIRGEPLPCPYGEALHRILGHRGEDKDFSEVADLPPPEYQPPTCAISDRFEELLWAPPHMIYIEDPQVPRWEP; from the exons ATGAACTGG GAAGTAGAGAAGGTAAAAGAAATCCAGGGAGAAGAAATGCCCTCAGACCAGTGTGTTAAATCTTGGAATGACCATGAGATTAGGAGTTGCCTACAAGAATGGGAACGCCTTGAAAGTGAAGAGGTAAAGAAGAACTATCACATAACATCAAGAATAATTGCCAGGCATCTCAAACAAAGGGGCATAGATAAGGGCAGgagaaaatgtctccagatgctAATAAAGATGCAGGACTTATACTGGACCGTTCATGAAGCTAACCAGAGGATAAGGGGCGAACCTTTGCCATGTCCTTATGGAGAGGCCCTTCACAGGATCCTAGGACACAGAGGGGAGGACAAGGACTTCTCAGAAGTGGCTGACCTCCCACCACCTGAATACCAGCCCCCCACCTGTGCCATCTCTGATCGCTTTGAGGAGCTGCTGTGGGCTCCCCCACATATGATCTACATAGAGGATCCTCAGGTACCAAGATGGGAGCCCTGA